From the genome of Candidatus Defluviilinea proxima:
CACAAACGCTCGCACCAACGCATCCTCCTGAGTCGTCCACGCTTGGCGCGGGTTTCCGCTTTTCAACGTATGGCATCGGCACAAATCCTGGCCCAGAGTATTGGGTTTCAACGGGGCAACAAATGTCTGCGAAGTTTACGGGTTCGCATCCCGAAGCATTATGGATCGTCGGTAATTTTCTCGGCGAAGGCATAACCAATCTCAGTTTCCGCGCCGACACAAATAACCCTAACATTACATCAGGTTATGCTGACATGAACGAAGAGACCCTGGATCTCTTCGACCAAAATGGTTTCAAAGTCTGGTTACAAGTAGAGCCTGCCAACGCAGACATGATCGAGTTAATAGACCTCGTATTGAATCAATACAAGCATCACCCCTCCGTCATCGGCTTTGGAGTAGATGTTGAATGGTACAAGTCAGATGGTTCTCCTATCGGTACGCCGATCACAGACGCAGAAGCCGAAGCGTGGGTCAAAGCCATCCGTGCCCACAACCCGAACTATCGTCTCTTTCTCAAACATTGGGAAACCGATTTCATGCCACCCACGTATCGCGACGGTGTGGTCTTCATCAATGACAGCCAACAATTCGAGTCTTTCGATCAACTCATGGAAGACTTCACTGCATGGGGTGAATACTTCACACCATACCCGGTCGGCTTCCAATATGGCTATCCTGCCGATAAACCTTGGTGGCGTGAACTACAAGACCCGCCTGCTGATATAGGGAATGCCATCCTTGAAAAAGTCCCGAACACAACTTCATTATTCTGGGTGGATTTCACGATCAAAGAAATCTTTCCACCATAAATTTAATCGTCAAGGGATATGTGTCTGTTACATTCATAATCAGGTAAAATTGATTTATGGACATCAAATCCCTTCTCCCCTCCATCGAATCAGAACTTCAAAAACAGGTTTCACGTCTCGATCAGCCTCGCACAAAACACTTCCATGAAATGATCACCTACCACATGGGCTGGACTGGCGAGGGCGCAGGTCCAGAAGCCACGGGCAAACGCATCCGCCCAGTGATGGTTTTGTTATGCACTTCGGCGGCAGGCGGTGATTGGCAATCTGCTTTATCTGCCGCGGCGGCAGTTGAACTGGTGCACAACTTCTCTCTTGTTCATGATGATATTCAAGATAATTCACCAAAGCGCCGAGGCAGAGATACCGTTTGGACGAAATGGGGCATGCCCATGGCGATCAATGTAGGTGATGCATTGTTTGTTTTGTCCAATCAAGCGATCATTGATCTAAAAGAAAAATACCCAGCAGAGATCGTGGTTAAAGCCGCAGAGATATTGCACAACACCTGTCTCGATCTAACACGCGGTCAATATATGGACATGTCCTACGAAAAGCGCACAGACCTCACGCCCGATGATTACTGGCCGATGATCGCAGGTAAGACCGCGGCATTGCTTTCTGCATGTTGCCACCTCGGCGCTGTGCTCGGCGGTGCTGATGAAGAAAAACAGGATGCATATCGTTCCTTTGGTCAGTATTTAGGGCTCGCATTCCAAGTGCAAGATGATATTCTGGGCATATGGGGCAACGAGGCGATAACAGGCAAGTCTGTAGCAAGCGACCTTGTAGAGGGAAAGAACTCTTTACCTGTGCTTGCTGGTTTATCAGCCAACAAGAAGTTTGCAGAACGCTGGAGACAAGGTCCCATTCATGCGTTTGAGGTGGAAGAGTTGGCAAAACTCCTTGCCACAGAAGGCGGCTACGGGACAGCACACGAAGCGTCGAAGCAAATGACCGATCTCGCACTGCTGAATCTACGTGAGGCTGACCCTCAAGGTGAGGCGGGAGATGCATTATTCGATCTGGCAGAAAAACTTCTTAAGCGGGAGCAGTAAGCGGGTCCGGTTTGAGGCGGGTTCTTCATCTAATAGAATGATGGTTGCTTGACATACCCCTAACGGGTCGCTATAATCCCTCTTGTAAATACGCGGGTGTAGTTCAGTGGTAGAACGCGTGCTTCCCAAGCACGATATCGTGGGTTCGAGTCCCATCACCCGCTCAGATGCCGAGGAGAGACTCTCTCGGCATTATTGTTTGACAATTGTAAGGTGACTGTTATGTGTCCCATATTGGGGCGTATTAGAATTAGGCCGGAGGTTCTTGCAATGTTGCCATCAGAAGAAAAGGGTACAATTCTTTACGTAGAAGACAATCCAGACAACCGCACGTTGGTTCGCCGCATCTTACTTTCAGAAGATTATAAGTTGTTGGAAGCCACAAACGCCCATGAGGCGCTTGAGACGATCAAAAACACCAAGCCGGACTTGATCCTGATGGACATTAACATGCCCGACATGGACGGTTATACACTGACAGCAAAGATCAAAGCAATCCCCGGCTTCGCACGTGTTCCGATCCTGGCGTTGACGGCAAACGTCATGCGCGGTGATAAGGAAAAAACGCTCGAGGCGGGTTGCGATGGGTATATTCAAAAACCGATCGATTTCGATGAGTTATTAAGAGAGGTCGAACGATTCATTGCAAGGAGTGCAAATGCCTGATAATGTCCTGGACACCCAGCCCATCAAGAAACCAAATATCCCGAAGGATGCAACGGTATTGGTGGTGGAAGACAATGTTGCAAACTTTGTCCTGATCGCACGTATGCTAGGGTATTTGGGCATCCATTGTGAATGGAAAACATCTGGCTATGAAGTGGTGGAATATGCCGATACGCTTCAGCGCCTTGACTTGATCCTTATGGATATTCGCTTGCCGTACGAAGATGGTTACGGCGCGTTGAAAAAGATCAGGGCATCTGAGAGGCTCAAGAGCATCCCGATCATTGCTGTGACTGCGGAAGCGAGCCAAGATCAAATGGCAAAAGCTCAAGATTCAGGCTTTGATGGTTTTCTGGGCAAACCCCTTGACCCAGACCGGTTTCCCGACCAGATTCGCCGCATTCTTGCAGGCGAGGCGGTCTGGGAATTTAATTAACCCACACTGCTTCAATGACAACCAATAAATCGAATGGAACGCCCTTCTTTGTAACAGTATTTTTTACTGCCGTGGGTAATCGCCTGCAACTTACCCAGTTCTCAGACCCACAAAGCAAGGATACCCAGATCACCATTCCACGCGGAACAGAATTAACGCGTGACGAAATGGAATTGCATCTCAAGGACGGCCCACTAACCGTCAACTTGCTGGATGAGGCAACCATACCACCGCCTCTGCTTGCTTATCCCAAACAATTGGGATGCAAAATAGCCGCGTATGTACCCATTCTTCAAGAAGGACGACTACGCGGTGTTGTGTTAATTGGGGCACGAGACGGTCAAATTATTGACGAGGATGTGGTCAATGCATTCAGTCGCACAATACGGCTGACTGCGAACTCCATCACCCACAAATCATCCACTACTGAACCAGTCAACGATCGCCGCACTTCTGAAATGAGGGCACTCAATTTACTTGCATCAAGTGCAGCGTCTTTCAATGATCTGCAATCTTTTTACGAAACCATTCACGATCACGTCCGCAATGTGATCGGCGATTTCAGTTTTGTCATTGCCCTTTACGAACAAAAAACCAACTCGATCAGCATACCTTTCATGTATGACGAAGGGAAACTTTCAACCACTGAGGCTTTCCCACTTGGCGAAGGTCTTACTTCTATTTTGATCCGCACTCGCGAACCACTCATGATCGTGGAAGACACAATGAATCGGTCCATCGCCATGGGAGCCAAAGTCACTGGCAACAGGCCTGCTCAATCATGGATGGGCGTTCCGCTTTTAGCGCAAGGCGAGGCGATTGGTGCGCTCATCGTACAAGATAACGAAAAAGAGCGTAGTTTCAACGAAGATGATCTGCGCTTCCTAACTGCGGTAGCCAATCAAGTTTCCGGTACGATATACAACATTCGCATCTTGGATGAAAGTCGCTGGACAGCGCTTCAATTTGAGACGGCGGCAGAGATCGCCCGTGATATTAGCAGTTCATTGAATCTGGATGAGTTGTTGCAAAAAGCTGTTAATCTGATCAGTGCCCGTTTCCATTTTTATCACGCCAGTGTTTTTCTCAGAGACCCCATCGGTGAGTATGTTGTTATCCGTGAGGCATCAGGTGATGCTGGCACACAATTGAAAAGAGCCAGTTACAGACTCGGTATCGGGTCAAAGTCCATTGTAGGTTTTGTAGCAAGCAAAGGCGAGAAGCTGATCGTCAATGACACAACTCGCGACGCTACTTACTATCCTAATCCCCTCTTACCCAATACGCGCGCAGAAGCTGCCATCCCATTGAACATTGGTGATCGTATCGTGGGTGTACTAGACGTACAAAGTAACGCACCCTACTCTTTCTCTGATGACAACCTGCGTACGCTTCAAATCCTTGCCGATCAATTAGCAATCGCGGTTGTTAACACAGAGCTTTTCGCAGAGACACAAGAACACCTCGCGCAACATCGATTGCTCCACCACATTACAACTACTGCCGCATCCGGTACAACTTTGAGCGAAGCCTTGCAATCTGCGGTCAACGGACTTCAGGTCACCCTTGGTGGAGACCGGGTTTCCATTTTGCTGGCTGACCGCGAAAAGAAACATCTGGAAGTTAAAGCCGCAGTTGGGTATGGACCCGAGATCTATGATCTCAAAATACCCATTGGCAATGGCATCACAGGTTGGGCCGCAAAGAACAAACGGCCGATACGAACCGGCAATGTCAAAGAAGATACACGTTATATTGAAGGAAGCATCAATACCAAATCTGAGCTTGCCATTCCCATGATTTACCGAAGCGAGTTACTTGGTGTGTTGAATGTGGAAAGTGAACAGATCAACGCCTACACAGAAAGCGACGAGGAATTGCTCGGCACGTTGGGTGGCAGTCTCGCTGCGATCATAGCGAACGCTCGTCTGTTGGAGCAAATCCGTGCGCAGGCTGACCGCGAACGTATCCTCTTTGAGATTACAGACAAGATCCGCCGCACAACCGACCTTCAAACCATTCTGACAACAACCGTCAGTGAATTGACTAGAGCCACAGGCGCAAGTAAGGTACATATCAAGGCAGGCACCACTACCGATGAAGCGCAAACAAGGATCGGCGATGAATCGAATTAATTTTGACTCAGTCCTAAAACGGACGGGCGAATGGTACATCATTATCGTGATCGCCATTAGCCAGGTTATTGGCTTATTGGGGTCCATTCCTGGCATCCTATCCGTTCAATGGAATGTTGAATTCAACCCGGCTATTGGACAGTTGCTTTCATCACTTGGGTTTGGTTTGTGGGCTATCAGTCAGGTCATTGTTCTTATCATTTGCTGGCAGATCACACCGAACGCAAGGAATCAAATTACCCTTTTTGTATTCGGGATAAAAGAACCAGACAAAGAGAAGGAACTTACGGCGTGGAAAGAGATCACCAATCTTGTCACGCAGTATGGGGTCATCGCATTTTTTGTAAATATCGTTATCACCGTGCTTGTCCCTTTCCTCATTGTATCTCTGCGTAGAGATACCTTAACCCTGGTTGCTGAATCACATATTATTAATTCCCCAGCCCCAGTCTATATCCTCCTGGGCGGATTTGCTGCTGTTTGTGGCGCTACCATTCTAAGCATGTTTTTTATTGGACGCCTTACGATCCCAGCAAGAGTCGTCCTACTCCCAAAAGACTTGGATACTCAACTTCTAGGACGCACGGGAACATTGCTTGGACCCCGATTTCAGATCATACACCTTACACTGGTTCTCATAACCGTGGCAGTGATGGCTCCGATCGGGTATCAACAAGTGATACAGACTTTATCCACGAATGGCAACCATCTACAAATACTCAGCGACCTACAAATCCGATTTTTGCTTTTAAGTGTTCTCGTCATCCTTCTCGGCGCAGGTTTTTCTTTCTTCTCTTTGCAATCTATTTCAGGGCCCATCAGAAATCTGATTGATGTACTTCAAAAAATCGAACAGGGCGATCTCTCACAGCGCGTCCCTGTTCTTGCAACTGACGAATTCGCTACTGTGGCAGTTCAATTCAACCGCATGATCACGCGTTTTGAAGAGTTCCAATCATCATTGGAAAATCAGGTTTCAAAGCGCACAAAACAATTAGCCGCCACTAACGAGGTGGGAAGAGTAGCCTCGTCCATTCTTGACCCTGATGAACTCCTACCCAAAATCGCCAATCTGATCACAGAACAATTCGATTACTACTATGCGGCCATTTACCTTCTGGATGCGAGTGAGAAATGGGTCGAACTCAGAGAAGCTACTGGACAGGCAGGTAATGTTCTCAAACAAAACCGTCACCGTCTTGAAGTTACAGGCAGAAGCATGGTGGCGGCATCCATCCGCGAAAAAGCCCCGCGCATTGTACAAAATACAGCGGAGGAAAAACAACATGTGGATAATCCTCTCCTCCCCTACACACGCTCAGAAATCGCTCTACCCCTGATGGTCGGTAATCGCGTGCTTGGGGCGTTGGATGTTCAATCCACAAAGCCCGCAGACTTTGGCACAGACGCAATAGAAACCATGCAAAATATGGCCGTACAAGTCGCAATCGCCCTTGAGAATGCACGCCTGTTCCAAGAAGCTCAACAAAGCATCAGGGAATTACGTGCGATCCAAAAACAGTATCTACTTGAAGGCTGGAATAACATCAGATCGTACAACGAGGAACTTGAATACGGCGTTGGCGATATGGGTGAAACCGAACATCAAGTGATCGAAAGCCCTATTAATCTTCGCGATCAGGTCTTCGGTCAAATCAGCCTTGAAAAAACTGATGACTGGACTCCAGAACAACGTTCCCTTGTTGATGCAGTTGCCGCACAGGCCGCCATTGCACTTGAGAATGCACGTCTCGTTTCTGAAAGCCGCCAGATCGCTTTGCGAGAACGTACTTTGACAGAGATCAACTCCAAAATATGGTCATCCCCAACCATTGAAAGCATTCTACAAAACGTCATTAAAGAATTAGGCAAACGATTGGATACATCCAATGCCAGCATCGAACTAAACCTGGATGATGAGCTATGATAAACCCAGAAAAAGACTTTTTAGATCAGGCTAAAATAACTTTCTTTAGTTATGACCAGTGGCGAGAAAAATTTCTCAACACTGTTCTGTGGTTCATGTCTGCGCTT
Proteins encoded in this window:
- a CDS encoding GAF domain-containing protein, with product MNRINFDSVLKRTGEWYIIIVIAISQVIGLLGSIPGILSVQWNVEFNPAIGQLLSSLGFGLWAISQVIVLIICWQITPNARNQITLFVFGIKEPDKEKELTAWKEITNLVTQYGVIAFFVNIVITVLVPFLIVSLRRDTLTLVAESHIINSPAPVYILLGGFAAVCGATILSMFFIGRLTIPARVVLLPKDLDTQLLGRTGTLLGPRFQIIHLTLVLITVAVMAPIGYQQVIQTLSTNGNHLQILSDLQIRFLLLSVLVILLGAGFSFFSLQSISGPIRNLIDVLQKIEQGDLSQRVPVLATDEFATVAVQFNRMITRFEEFQSSLENQVSKRTKQLAATNEVGRVASSILDPDELLPKIANLITEQFDYYYAAIYLLDASEKWVELREATGQAGNVLKQNRHRLEVTGRSMVAASIREKAPRIVQNTAEEKQHVDNPLLPYTRSEIALPLMVGNRVLGALDVQSTKPADFGTDAIETMQNMAVQVAIALENARLFQEAQQSIRELRAIQKQYLLEGWNNIRSYNEELEYGVGDMGETEHQVIESPINLRDQVFGQISLEKTDDWTPEQRSLVDAVAAQAAIALENARLVSESRQIALRERTLTEINSKIWSSPTIESILQNVIKELGKRLDTSNASIELNLDDEL
- a CDS encoding response regulator; its protein translation is MLPSEEKGTILYVEDNPDNRTLVRRILLSEDYKLLEATNAHEALETIKNTKPDLILMDINMPDMDGYTLTAKIKAIPGFARVPILALTANVMRGDKEKTLEAGCDGYIQKPIDFDELLREVERFIARSANA
- a CDS encoding polyprenyl synthetase family protein, which encodes MDIKSLLPSIESELQKQVSRLDQPRTKHFHEMITYHMGWTGEGAGPEATGKRIRPVMVLLCTSAAGGDWQSALSAAAAVELVHNFSLVHDDIQDNSPKRRGRDTVWTKWGMPMAINVGDALFVLSNQAIIDLKEKYPAEIVVKAAEILHNTCLDLTRGQYMDMSYEKRTDLTPDDYWPMIAGKTAALLSACCHLGAVLGGADEEKQDAYRSFGQYLGLAFQVQDDILGIWGNEAITGKSVASDLVEGKNSLPVLAGLSANKKFAERWRQGPIHAFEVEELAKLLATEGGYGTAHEASKQMTDLALLNLREADPQGEAGDALFDLAEKLLKREQ
- a CDS encoding GAF domain-containing protein; protein product: MTTNKSNGTPFFVTVFFTAVGNRLQLTQFSDPQSKDTQITIPRGTELTRDEMELHLKDGPLTVNLLDEATIPPPLLAYPKQLGCKIAAYVPILQEGRLRGVVLIGARDGQIIDEDVVNAFSRTIRLTANSITHKSSTTEPVNDRRTSEMRALNLLASSAASFNDLQSFYETIHDHVRNVIGDFSFVIALYEQKTNSISIPFMYDEGKLSTTEAFPLGEGLTSILIRTREPLMIVEDTMNRSIAMGAKVTGNRPAQSWMGVPLLAQGEAIGALIVQDNEKERSFNEDDLRFLTAVANQVSGTIYNIRILDESRWTALQFETAAEIARDISSSLNLDELLQKAVNLISARFHFYHASVFLRDPIGEYVVIREASGDAGTQLKRASYRLGIGSKSIVGFVASKGEKLIVNDTTRDATYYPNPLLPNTRAEAAIPLNIGDRIVGVLDVQSNAPYSFSDDNLRTLQILADQLAIAVVNTELFAETQEHLAQHRLLHHITTTAASGTTLSEALQSAVNGLQVTLGGDRVSILLADREKKHLEVKAAVGYGPEIYDLKIPIGNGITGWAAKNKRPIRTGNVKEDTRYIEGSINTKSELAIPMIYRSELLGVLNVESEQINAYTESDEELLGTLGGSLAAIIANARLLEQIRAQADRERILFEITDKIRRTTDLQTILTTTVSELTRATGASKVHIKAGTTTDEAQTRIGDESN
- a CDS encoding response regulator — protein: MPDNVLDTQPIKKPNIPKDATVLVVEDNVANFVLIARMLGYLGIHCEWKTSGYEVVEYADTLQRLDLILMDIRLPYEDGYGALKKIRASERLKSIPIIAVTAEASQDQMAKAQDSGFDGFLGKPLDPDRFPDQIRRILAGEAVWEFN